In Halogeometricum sp. S1BR25-6, a single genomic region encodes these proteins:
- a CDS encoding dihydrolipoyl dehydrogenase family protein, with protein MTHVVIVGAYGSAGVAAAEGLLDAVGSEIDRLTLVDDGEPGGGLCILRGCMPSKEVLSAAEHRYRARHDHRLDGDPPEIDLDAVVRTKNEHVSNFAAHRREAVREMASRDGVEFRHETARFVGDRTLRVGEDEIEADHVVVATGSTTNVPDVSGLDSVDYLTSADVLDATDLPDSGVVMGFGYVGLELVPYLAEAGVDLTVVEHDERPLDEADPAFGDDVLSLYREEFGVEIRTETTEERVEKTHDGVRVHVDGPDGPDALDAESLFLFTGRRPALDGLGLEMAGIDPGEEGWVADTMRARGNDRVSVVGDANGKEPILHVAKEQGQVAADNILAAERGESPESYENVHHHVVFSGAAVYPYARVGHSEASAEEAGLDHVAVRREAARDGVFKTKLAPRGRATLVVGTDGTVLGYQGLHLHADVMAKTMQVVVERGMDVREVPDRAYHPTTPEILDGLLRLAAERVE; from the coding sequence ATGACGCACGTGGTCATCGTCGGCGCATACGGAAGCGCGGGCGTCGCCGCCGCCGAGGGACTCCTCGACGCCGTCGGCTCCGAGATAGACCGACTGACGCTCGTCGACGACGGCGAACCCGGCGGCGGCCTCTGTATCCTCCGGGGCTGTATGCCCTCCAAAGAGGTCCTGTCGGCCGCCGAGCACCGCTACCGGGCCCGCCACGACCACCGCCTCGACGGCGACCCGCCGGAGATAGACCTCGACGCGGTCGTACGGACGAAGAACGAGCACGTCTCGAACTTCGCGGCGCACCGCCGCGAAGCGGTCCGCGAGATGGCGAGTCGCGACGGCGTCGAGTTCCGCCACGAGACGGCCCGATTCGTCGGCGACCGGACGCTCCGCGTGGGCGAGGACGAAATCGAGGCCGACCACGTCGTCGTCGCCACCGGGTCGACGACGAACGTGCCCGACGTGTCCGGCCTCGACTCGGTCGACTATCTCACCAGCGCCGACGTGTTGGACGCGACCGACCTGCCGGACTCCGGCGTCGTGATGGGGTTCGGCTACGTCGGTCTCGAACTCGTCCCCTACCTCGCGGAGGCGGGCGTGGACCTCACCGTCGTCGAACACGACGAGCGACCGTTGGACGAGGCCGACCCCGCCTTCGGCGACGACGTACTCTCGCTGTACCGCGAGGAGTTCGGCGTCGAGATTCGCACGGAGACGACCGAAGAGCGGGTCGAGAAGACCCACGACGGGGTCCGCGTGCACGTCGACGGGCCGGACGGACCGGACGCACTCGACGCCGAGTCGCTGTTCCTCTTCACCGGCCGCCGCCCCGCGCTGGACGGCCTCGGACTGGAGATGGCGGGCATCGACCCCGGCGAGGAGGGGTGGGTCGCGGACACGATGCGGGCGCGGGGGAACGACCGGGTGTCCGTCGTCGGCGACGCGAACGGAAAGGAGCCGATACTGCACGTGGCGAAAGAGCAGGGGCAGGTGGCGGCCGACAATATCCTCGCCGCCGAACGGGGCGAGTCGCCCGAGTCCTACGAGAACGTCCACCACCACGTCGTCTTCTCGGGGGCGGCCGTCTACCCGTACGCGCGGGTCGGCCACTCCGAGGCGTCGGCCGAGGAGGCGGGCCTCGACCACGTCGCCGTCCGCCGCGAAGCGGCCCGCGACGGCGTGTTCAAGACGAAGCTGGCCCCTCGGGGGCGGGCGACGCTCGTCGTCGGGACGGACGGCACCGTCCTCGGCTACCAGGGCCTCCATCTCCACGCCGACGTGATGGCGAAGACGATGCAGGTGGTCGTCGAACGCGGGATGGACGTGCGCGAGGTGCCCGACCGGGCGTACCACCCGACGACGCCGGAGATACTCGACGGGCTACTCCGACTCGCCGCGGAGCGAGTGGAGTAA
- a CDS encoding C-terminal binding protein has protein sequence MTYQVVASDYHTVRPDVLRETLDGVADVTLVELGSTERLVDACREADADALITDIATPVTSEALDELDLSVVARAAVGFDNVDVVAAEERGVVVTNVPGYCTDEVATHTVALLLSAVRAVPEVNDRIVAGEWPTADSVAHEVHRLSGRTVGFVSFGAIARRTAEMVSGFGLDAVAYDPYLDPEDLDDDSDVDLVDFETLLERSHYVVVNAPATDETRGMFDAETFERMREDAVLVNTGRGAVVDEDALLDALDADEIDCAALDMFESEPLPPESPLRDRADLVVTSHTAWYSEEASAEVNETAAADVRRVLTGETPAHAVDPDWK, from the coding sequence ATGACCTACCAAGTCGTCGCCAGCGACTACCACACGGTTCGCCCGGACGTCCTGCGCGAGACGCTCGACGGCGTTGCCGACGTGACGCTCGTCGAACTCGGGTCGACGGAGCGTCTCGTCGACGCCTGTCGGGAGGCCGACGCGGACGCCCTCATCACCGACATCGCCACGCCCGTCACCAGCGAGGCACTCGACGAACTCGACCTGTCGGTCGTCGCCCGCGCCGCCGTCGGCTTCGACAACGTCGACGTGGTCGCCGCCGAGGAACGCGGCGTCGTCGTCACGAACGTCCCCGGCTACTGCACCGACGAGGTGGCGACGCACACCGTCGCGCTCCTGTTGTCGGCGGTCCGCGCCGTTCCCGAGGTGAACGACCGAATCGTCGCGGGCGAGTGGCCGACCGCCGACTCGGTCGCCCACGAGGTCCACCGCCTCTCCGGGCGGACGGTCGGCTTCGTCTCCTTCGGCGCTATCGCCCGCCGGACCGCCGAGATGGTCTCCGGGTTCGGCCTCGACGCGGTAGCCTACGACCCCTACCTCGACCCCGAGGACCTCGACGACGACTCCGACGTGGACCTCGTCGACTTCGAGACGCTCTTGGAGCGCTCTCACTACGTCGTCGTCAACGCCCCCGCGACCGACGAGACGCGTGGGATGTTCGACGCCGAGACGTTCGAGCGGATGCGCGAGGACGCCGTCCTCGTGAACACCGGCCGCGGGGCCGTCGTCGACGAGGATGCTCTGCTCGATGCGCTCGACGCCGACGAGATAGACTGCGCCGCCCTCGACATGTTCGAGTCGGAACCCCTTCCTCCCGAATCGCCGCTCCGCGACCGCGCGGACCTCGTCGTCACCTCGCACACGGCGTGGTACTCCGAGGAGGCCAGCGCCGAGGTGAACGAGACGGCCGCCGCGGACGTGCGCCGCGTGCTGACGGGGGAGACGCCGGCGCACGCCGTCGACCCCGACTGGAAGTGA
- a CDS encoding DUF6663 family protein encodes MDLTTEGRYRVLGRPRDPDELLLVELSEDASDSKADSDAAPPEESYDPTYVDATGYEGELAAAVDSLAAGNVVDADLTWRDGDPRFADVSVVAETTFTFADGVTGMFEAAKQAWMVAEAENEGMNGRVTRNTDGDPNGALYVFAKQSGARDLFEEFRDGVTPLEPLVRRVDVGEGEVEVPPESEQAREVFVLRPVDEPFLAVYIVFDRDGMLATTVRDTYVRD; translated from the coding sequence ATGGATCTGACAACCGAGGGTCGCTACCGTGTCCTCGGACGCCCCCGCGACCCCGACGAACTCCTCCTCGTGGAACTGTCCGAGGACGCCTCGGACTCGAAGGCGGACTCGGACGCCGCGCCGCCCGAGGAGTCCTACGACCCGACATACGTCGACGCGACGGGTTACGAGGGCGAACTCGCCGCGGCGGTCGACTCGCTCGCCGCGGGCAACGTCGTCGACGCCGATCTGACGTGGCGCGACGGCGACCCGCGGTTCGCGGACGTCTCCGTCGTCGCCGAGACGACGTTCACCTTCGCCGACGGCGTCACCGGGATGTTCGAGGCGGCCAAGCAGGCGTGGATGGTCGCGGAGGCGGAGAACGAGGGGATGAACGGCCGCGTCACCCGCAACACCGACGGCGACCCGAACGGCGCGCTGTACGTCTTCGCCAAGCAGTCCGGCGCGCGCGACCTCTTCGAGGAGTTCCGCGACGGCGTCACGCCGCTGGAACCGCTGGTTCGCCGCGTCGACGTCGGCGAGGGAGAGGTGGAGGTGCCGCCGGAGTCCGAGCAGGCCCGCGAGGTGTTCGTGCTGCGACCGGTGGACGAACCGTTCCTCGCCGTCTACATCGTCTTCGACCGCGACGGGATGCTGGCGACGACGGTGCGGGACACGTACGTCCGCGATTGA
- the nhaC gene encoding Na+/H+ antiporter NhaC, producing MATLSFEPLTYEDIPAEVRPSVGQALVPIVGMLVFLSVGAIALDLDPQIPLLFGIAFTGLVGRYWYGVSWESMYEGIVDGLRMGMQAILIIFVIYMLISTWTGAGTIPSLIYYGLELLTPRVFLPVATLLAAVVAFAIGSSWTTAGTLGVAFIGIGAGLGVPEPMTAGAVLTGAYTGDKVSPLSDTTNLAAAVTNTDLMTHVRTMRVGTGIAMLISLALYTYLGFAATGTIPPGRIAEIQSAISGAYVVSPLTFAPLALTFALAIRGYPALPAITSGVFAGVATQILVQGPRSVEGVVAAMEVAQSGTTADTGVELVNGLLSSGGLVGSAWTITVVVAALSLGGILERTGVLAVVAHRLGQSIRSVGGLTAGTALSAFGMNVLAAEQYMSIVVPGMSLRGLYDEFDLESRNLSRAVEAAGTTTSALVPWNAGGVYMATVLGVPTLQYAPYYFLGFLSPAILIVMGVTGWRITKQSEETTAGLKGAVESLGDD from the coding sequence ATGGCGACACTATCGTTCGAACCGCTGACGTACGAGGACATCCCGGCGGAGGTGCGCCCCTCCGTCGGGCAGGCGCTCGTCCCGATTGTCGGGATGCTCGTCTTCCTCAGCGTCGGCGCCATCGCCTTGGACCTCGACCCCCAGATACCGCTCCTGTTCGGTATCGCCTTCACCGGCCTCGTGGGTCGGTACTGGTACGGCGTCTCCTGGGAGTCGATGTACGAGGGCATCGTCGACGGCCTTCGGATGGGCATGCAGGCGATACTCATCATCTTCGTCATCTACATGCTCATCTCGACGTGGACGGGCGCGGGGACGATTCCCTCGCTCATCTACTACGGACTCGAACTCCTGACCCCGCGGGTGTTCCTGCCGGTGGCGACGCTGCTCGCCGCCGTCGTCGCGTTCGCCATCGGGTCGTCGTGGACGACGGCCGGCACCCTCGGCGTCGCGTTCATCGGCATCGGCGCGGGCCTCGGCGTCCCCGAACCGATGACCGCCGGCGCCGTTCTGACCGGCGCGTACACCGGCGACAAGGTGTCGCCGTTGTCGGACACGACGAACCTCGCGGCAGCCGTGACGAACACCGACCTGATGACGCACGTGCGGACGATGCGCGTCGGCACGGGTATCGCGATGCTGATTTCGCTCGCTCTGTACACCTACCTCGGCTTCGCGGCGACCGGAACCATCCCGCCGGGCCGCATCGCCGAGATTCAGTCCGCCATCTCGGGGGCGTACGTCGTCTCGCCGCTGACGTTCGCCCCCCTCGCGCTGACGTTCGCGCTGGCCATCCGCGGCTATCCCGCCCTGCCCGCCATCACCTCGGGCGTGTTCGCGGGCGTGGCGACGCAGATTCTCGTGCAGGGACCGCGATCCGTCGAGGGCGTCGTCGCCGCGATGGAAGTCGCGCAGTCGGGCACGACGGCCGACACGGGGGTCGAACTCGTGAACGGCCTGCTCTCGTCCGGCGGACTGGTCGGGTCCGCGTGGACCATCACCGTCGTCGTCGCCGCCCTCTCCTTGGGCGGCATCCTCGAACGGACGGGCGTCCTCGCCGTCGTCGCCCACCGCCTCGGGCAGTCCATCCGCAGCGTCGGCGGTCTGACCGCCGGCACGGCGCTCTCGGCGTTCGGGATGAACGTCCTCGCCGCCGAGCAGTACATGAGCATCGTCGTCCCCGGCATGAGCCTCCGGGGCCTCTACGACGAGTTCGACTTAGAGAGCAGAAACCTCTCCAGAGCGGTCGAGGCGGCGGGGACGACGACAAGCGCGCTCGTTCCGTGGAACGCCGGCGGTGTCTACATGGCGACGGTGCTCGGCGTGCCGACGCTCCAGTACGCGCCGTACTACTTCCTCGGCTTCCTCTCGCCGGCCATCCTCATCGTCATGGGCGTGACCGGATGGCGCATCACGAAGCAGTCCGAGGAGACGACGGCGGGCCTCAAGGGCGCCGTCGAGTCGCTGGGCGACGACTGA